In one Maniola hyperantus chromosome 6, iAphHyp1.2, whole genome shotgun sequence genomic region, the following are encoded:
- the LOC117983056 gene encoding organic cation transporter protein-like, whose product MPKVKNPKLQNPIEKQFNKVTRYHYYFYFLIFSSKIPVFWHVLSLIFLAPPMDYHCNVTGIKHYVNSTKNVCPCDEVLWDRSVFTETMQTKFGLYCANNWLISFSQSIMYVGLLVGALVFGFLSDRYGRLSMFSLSCLILAVSGCLVSAMPSAAAYTLMRNIEGIGTGGAIITSYVLCIEYTGVRHREIVTALFHIPLNISHLTLPGISYLLRHCDEFQLALSIPVFFYIGMRWMVMESPKWLMDSDRIDETVVVMEKFASFTGTPRENIRTQIEEYHAHHSPKARRRLKIWHVFCHKKLGLNFFYMSMIYFLCGMGYYGVSQYIGKMSGNIHVNVAISGAMLLPGTIASVFLIKLLNRRTFLISTVFLSGVFMITTICVPFHYNWLRVFIACICNCFFFISFIIVFLFGVELFPTSIRNSVLGILSVISRVGQITAPSINALSENASGAVFGVLALIGTVFCFLLPETKDTELPSSLDDTKILSRGKIHLVEDVPMTQNIATSSTE is encoded by the exons ATGCCGAAAGTAAAAAATCCAAAACTCCAAAATCCAATCGAGAAACAATTCAATAAAGTCACCAGATATCACTATTActtctattttttaatattttcgagTAAAATTCCAGTTTTCTGGCACGTTTTGAGTCTGATCTTTCTGGCTCCACCGATGGACTACCACTGTAATGTGACCGGTATAAAACATTATGTGAATTCGACAAAGAACGTGTGTCCATGTGATGAAGTATTATGGGATAGAAGCGTATTTACTGAAACTATGCAGACGAAATTCGGATTATACTGCGCGAACAATTGGTTGATTAGCTTTTCCCAAAGCATAATGTATGTGGGATTGCTAGTCGGAGCACTAGTGTTTGGATTCTTGTctgatag ATACGGAAGGTTATCTATGTTCTCACTAAGCTGTCTAATACTGGCCGTATCTGGATGTCTGGTCAGTGCCATGCCATCGGCTGCGGCGTACACGCTCATGCGTAACATTGAAGGAATCGGTACAG GTGGTGCCATAATAACATCCTACGTACTCTGCATAGAGTACACTGGCGTGAGACATAGGGAAATCGTGACGGCTCTATTTCACATACCTCTCAACATAAGCCACTTGACTTTGCCTGGTATATCGTACTTGTTGCGGCATTGCGATGAGTTCCAGTTGGCCCTGTCTATTCCAGTGTTCTTTTATATTGGAATGCGATGGATGGTTATGGAATCTCCGAAGTGGCTGATGGATAGCGATCGTATTGATGAGACCGTGGTTGTCATGGAGAAGTTTGCTTCttt CACTGGAACGCCACGTGAAAACATCAGAACCCAAATAGAAGAGTATCACGCGCACCATTCACCCAAAGCTCGGAGAAGATTAAAAATCTGGCATGTGTTCTGCCACAAAAAACTTGGCCTTAACTTTTTTTATATGTCCATGATATATTTTCTATGTGGCATGGGTTACTATGGTGTATCCCAATACATTGGTAAAATGAGTGGTAATATCCATGTCAATGTTGCTATATCTGGTGCTATGTTACTACCAGGTACAATAGCTTCAGTATTCTTAATCAAACTGTTGAACAGAAGAACATTTTTAATATCTACAGTTTTTCTTTCCGGTGTGTTTATGATCACAACTATATGCGTTCCGTTTCATTATAACTGGTTAAGGGTCTTCATTGCGTGTATCTGTAATTGCTTCTTTTTCATATCTTTCATCATTGTTTTTCTTTTCGGCGTTGAATTGTTTCCGACATCAATCAGGAATTCGGTTTTAGGAATACTTTCCGTTATATCGAGAGTCGGACAAATAACAGCTCCTTCGATAAATGCGTTATCAGAAAACGCCTCTGGGGCTGTATTCGGCGTGTTAGCGTTAATTGGTaccgttttttgttttttgctaCCAGAAACAAAAGATACTGAGCTTCCATCATCGCTGGATGATACAAAAATACTGAGCCGTGGTAAGATACACCTTGTGGAGGATGTGCCGATGACGCAAAATATTGCTACATCAAGCACGGAATGA